A window of Rhodococcus sp. SGAir0479 contains these coding sequences:
- the zomB gene encoding flagellar motor control protein ZomB, which translates to MVPRPQGERLPRAVFVGGVVLTALLFAWGAWQRRWIADDGLIVLRTVRNLLAGNGPVFNAGERVEANTSTLWTYLVYAFGWITQARLEYVVLGLALVLSVAAIVLAMIGSGRLHRGRASGGGLVLLVPAGAIVYIAVPPARDFATSGLESCLVIFWIALLWLLLVRWAQTSAPSWRAVLVLAFVAGLGPLVRPEMAIVGGLALLLIFSAPIGWKLRVWIVVTAGVAPVAYQVWRMGYYGLPYPNTAVSKDAGGAKWSQGFAYLWNLMGPYALWLPLVALAITVAVLGWRRPARAATARDLDHDSQGRWDRFSRRLHSPAAVVLFILACGFILAVYSIRVGGDFMHGRVLLPALFCFLVPISVIPIRIPPRSEWGRNNATGVFAATAVAWLTAMVWAVFAANTVGMPAGAVVGKSGIVDERAFYSLNTGHRHPILAEDYLDYPRMRAMVQAIADTPDGGLLLPTPSFTNWDVVPPPVPIPEGGAGHTVFFLNLGMTSMNVGLDVKVLDQMGLAYPVAAHTERLEGGRIGHDKVLYPDWVVADTGMVPVHPWLPWYLDEDWVAQAKVALTCPETVELKQSYSSELSWPLFKRNLRNAFDYAAYRFDRVPKYEIQRCDLEMPAPRGG; encoded by the coding sequence ATCGTGCTCCGCACGGTGCGGAACCTGCTGGCCGGCAACGGTCCCGTGTTCAACGCGGGCGAGCGGGTGGAGGCGAACACCAGCACGCTGTGGACCTACCTCGTCTACGCGTTCGGGTGGATCACCCAGGCGCGGCTCGAGTACGTCGTGCTCGGTCTCGCGCTCGTGCTGTCGGTCGCGGCGATCGTGCTCGCGATGATCGGCAGCGGCCGGCTCCACCGGGGCCGGGCGAGCGGTGGGGGTCTCGTCCTGCTCGTGCCGGCGGGTGCGATCGTCTACATCGCGGTTCCGCCCGCCCGCGACTTCGCGACGTCGGGTCTCGAGAGCTGCCTCGTCATCTTCTGGATCGCGCTGCTGTGGCTGCTGCTGGTCCGCTGGGCGCAGACCTCGGCGCCGTCGTGGCGGGCGGTGCTGGTGCTGGCGTTCGTCGCCGGACTGGGCCCGCTGGTCCGACCCGAGATGGCGATCGTCGGCGGACTGGCGCTGCTGTTGATCTTCTCGGCGCCCATCGGCTGGAAGCTGCGGGTGTGGATCGTGGTCACGGCCGGTGTGGCGCCGGTCGCGTACCAGGTCTGGCGCATGGGCTACTACGGCCTGCCCTATCCGAACACGGCCGTGTCGAAGGATGCGGGCGGTGCCAAGTGGTCGCAGGGCTTCGCGTACCTGTGGAACCTCATGGGGCCGTATGCGCTGTGGCTGCCGCTCGTCGCCCTCGCGATCACGGTCGCGGTGCTGGGGTGGCGGCGCCCGGCCCGAGCCGCGACCGCCCGTGATCTGGATCACGATTCGCAGGGACGGTGGGACCGCTTCTCGCGGCGCCTGCATTCCCCGGCCGCGGTGGTGCTGTTCATTCTCGCGTGCGGTTTCATTCTCGCGGTCTATTCGATTCGCGTCGGTGGGGACTTCATGCACGGGCGCGTTCTCCTGCCCGCCCTCTTTTGCTTTCTCGTTCCTATCTCGGTCATTCCCATTCGAATTCCGCCGCGGTCGGAATGGGGACGAAACAATGCGACGGGCGTATTCGCCGCCACCGCGGTGGCGTGGCTGACCGCGATGGTGTGGGCGGTGTTTGCCGCGAACACCGTCGGAATGCCGGCCGGGGCGGTCGTCGGAAAGTCCGGCATCGTCGACGAGCGCGCCTTCTACTCGCTCAACACCGGTCACCGACACCCGATCCTCGCCGAGGACTACCTCGACTACCCGCGGATGCGGGCGATGGTGCAGGCCATCGCCGACACCCCCGACGGTGGTCTGCTGCTGCCCACGCCGTCGTTCACCAACTGGGACGTGGTGCCTCCGCCGGTCCCGATCCCCGAGGGCGGAGCCGGCCACACGGTCTTCTTCCTCAACCTCGGAATGACGAGTATGAACGTCGGTCTGGACGTGAAGGTGCTGGACCAGATGGGTCTGGCGTATCCGGTGGCCGCGCACACCGAGCGTCTCGAGGGCGGCCGCATCGGGCACGACAAGGTCCTGTACCCGGACTGGGTCGTGGCGGACACCGGCATGGTCCCGGTGCATCCGTGGCTGCCGTGGTACCTCGACGAGGACTGGGTGGCGCAGGCGAAGGTGGCCCTGACGTGCCCGGAGACCGTCGAACTGAAGCAGTCGTACAGTTCGGAACTGTCGTGGCCGCTGTTCAAGCGGAATCTGCGCAACGCCTTCGATTACGCGGCCTACCGATTCGACCGCGTCCCCAAGTACGAGATCCAGCGCTGCGATCTCGAGATGCCGGCGCCGCGCGGCGGCTGA
- a CDS encoding alpha/beta hydrolase → MRLARPRLSQRLKERLLGVGAAALILPVVGGIAGTAAVASAAPIAHRAPAGGYEEAFVDSSMGPIKVQIQWAARGGNAALYLLDGLRAREDRNAWSFETNALDQYRNDNVTLVMPVGGQSSFYTDWYAPSNMNGQKITYKWETFLTEELPAYLETRGVSRSNNGVLGLSMGGSAALTLAAYHRDQFKFAGSLSGYLNISAPGMREAIRVAMLDAGRYNVDSMWGPPWSSAWLRNDPFVFAPKLEGLSMYISASSGLPGAYDQPKKFIDYYNTANAMGLEALSLINTRAFQVRLATLKIPANYSFPATGTHSWAYWSAELWKARGQILDTLNAW, encoded by the coding sequence ATGCGTTTAGCTCGACCTAGGCTGTCGCAGCGTCTGAAAGAGCGCTTACTCGGCGTCGGCGCCGCTGCGCTGATCCTGCCGGTGGTGGGGGGGATCGCCGGTACGGCCGCAGTGGCCTCCGCGGCACCGATCGCCCATCGCGCGCCCGCAGGTGGCTACGAAGAGGCCTTCGTCGACTCCAGCATGGGTCCGATCAAGGTCCAGATCCAGTGGGCCGCCCGCGGCGGCAACGCCGCTCTCTACCTGCTCGACGGACTGCGCGCGCGGGAGGACCGCAACGCCTGGAGCTTCGAGACCAACGCGCTCGACCAGTACCGCAACGACAACGTCACGCTCGTGATGCCGGTCGGCGGCCAGTCGAGCTTCTACACCGACTGGTACGCGCCCAGCAACATGAACGGGCAGAAGATCACCTACAAGTGGGAGACCTTCCTGACGGAGGAGCTGCCCGCGTACCTCGAGACCCGCGGCGTCTCCCGCTCCAACAACGGTGTGCTGGGCCTGTCGATGGGTGGCTCCGCCGCCCTCACCCTGGCCGCCTACCACCGTGACCAGTTCAAGTTCGCCGGATCGCTCTCGGGCTACCTGAACATCTCGGCTCCCGGCATGCGCGAGGCCATCCGCGTCGCGATGCTCGACGCCGGCCGCTACAACGTCGACTCGATGTGGGGCCCGCCGTGGAGCTCCGCGTGGCTGCGCAACGACCCGTTCGTGTTCGCACCCAAGCTCGAGGGTCTGTCGATGTACATCTCGGCGTCGAGCGGCCTGCCCGGCGCGTACGACCAGCCGAAGAAGTTCATCGACTACTACAACACCGCGAACGCCATGGGGCTCGAGGCGCTGTCGCTCATCAACACCCGGGCCTTCCAGGTCCGCCTCGCGACGCTCAAGATCCCCGCGAACTACAGCTTCCCCGCCACCGGCACCCACTCGTGGGCCTACTGGTCGGCCGAGCTGTGGAAGGCCCGTGGCCAGATCCTGGACACGCTGAACGCCTGGTGA